tgttgtataAACAGCTATTAGTAAGTCTGGTTCTTAGCTTGTATTAATTTTGCCTCTTAGCCTTTCTTAGTCTCATCTTTTTGTAGCTTACTTTCACATCTCAAAAAACCAggcatattttttccattaaaaacatcaaaaaatCAAGTATTCATCGCTTAATAGTTTTCTGTTTCATATTATCATTTATGCAAATGCATTGTGCTTTACTGAATCTCCAGGTAACAGATGAAGAGGATGATGTAACATCAGATTTCTACAAAGATTTAATTTCCCTGAGTGATAGTGCTTATGACAGTAGTTCATCCACTCGTAGTGGTAAACATTCTTCTGGAATCCCATTTTTATTCTCAAGAAAGAGACGGATCAAGGTTACATCATCTTCCTCCTTCAAGAAAGCTATTGAAGCCTCATATGAAAAGGTAATTTAATGTTGCCTTCAGTTTCCTTCTTTCAGTTGATTTGTGTCTGCTCATTTCAGAACTGAGCTGCCAAAGGCTACTCTCCCTACCAAGACATTGGCCCACTAGaattagatattaaaaaatcctcTTGTGATACTACAAAATGTTCATGGTTGCAACATACCTTTTGTAATGcatcatggggttttttttgggtttagTACAGAAAACATAGGCTTATTCcacttttaaaaacacagaTTTGACATTATCATATTGGGTGACTCCTTCCCCTATCCTAATTATAGATTAAGAGGGCACAATACCTAACACAGTAGCAGATAACTCAAAAGATAAAGGAAGTGCAGTCAAGAATGTTATACTTATGCATGTACTGGGTATTAatctacattatttttttatttgctaagTTTATTTTGGTAAGTTTATTTTGGGGGAACAGTAGCTTCTTATTGGCTTAAGCTCAGACCAGAGCTAATtatgaaaatgttaatttagcttaaattttcaacagaaaattattttgtgtatCAATTGATTCTCAGCATTGTTGTTGTGGAAGGTGGTGAGGTacaggaacaggttgcccaTACAAGCTGAGGATACCCTATACCTGGGAGTGTTCAGGGCCGGATTTGATGGGGCTTTAGTCCAGTGGAAATTGTTTCTGCCCACAGCAGTGTTGTTGAacctagatggtctttaaggtctcttccaacctaaaccattccatgattctgtgaaatcacagaaacacaCCAATAATTTACTCTGGTGTTGGCAAAAGATGACACAGTTTAAAATCCTTTCTTAATGATCCACAGCAGGACTATTACCTTGAGTCTTCCTTGTATTATCCACTGTATCAGTCAGGAAGCCTCTATTTTTATCTCTGTCTCTATAAATTGTATTAGTGAGTGTTTGTAGGTAGATGTGTACTTGTGTATGTTTGACAGGCCTACAAGTCAATTTGCAACACTTCCTTATATAGTGAAAAAATAAGACTATATTGATCACTTAAAAGAAGGGAGGAATTTTCCTGTGCTTTGGGACATCTCATTCAGATCTATATgttaaaatatgtataaataagATATTAATACTCTTGGCTCCTTTAGTTTCTGCATTTACCTCCCTCTGAAGGTGCTAAGATTCCCCTTTTCTTATTTCTAGAATTCCAACTTTATAAGAGTCCATAAACTAATTTCTGTTGCAAACTTCACAATGAAACAGTCAGATCTGCAGCTATCAGACATCTTTCTAAAAGCACTTAACCACCTGCCCCTGGAGTACAACTATGCTTTGTACAGCAGAATATTTGATGACTTTGGCACTCATTACTACACCTCTGGGAAGATGGGTGGTTCCTATGATATTCTTTACCAGTACAGCTCTGAGGAACTGCGGAACTCAGGTATGTAATCTTTAACAAGCAAATATCATTATTTGTTTAACAGCTTTTCTTATCCCTGGTTTTAGGACTTACACCACAAAGTTCTCCAACAGCAAAAAGTTCTTTAGACTTTCCCAGACTCATTAATTACTCACATTGCTTACATATAGAGCAAGAAGAAATTTTTGCTCTACACTGTATTTGAAAAGTTCAGAAGTTCCCTTATTTGGTAAATGTCTCTGTGTTCAGGGAAACCACTTAAGACCTTCAGACCCAGACCAAGTGCCACGAGGAAATGTGTTCTAGCATCCTATATCATGGGACTGAAGTCTGAGAGGTATAAGGGGTACTTTTGGGATTGCAGTCGATAAAGTTGATGGTTTGGAttagaaattactttaaaattttccCATGACTGCTAGACTATCAAAATTAAGACAACACCACAAAAAAGGAAATCTAAAATTAAAAGCTGTGATCTTTAATGCCACTGCTGTCACTTGCACAGGCATGGGAGGGCAGATGAAGCATGCCTCTGTCCAACACTGTATGTAGGGCAGCATGTGCCTGCTGTAGTGAACTCTCCAGTGGCAAGTGAGGAGCACGGAAAGCTGCTGGCTCATCTCAGTGTGGGAGCCTGGGGCATGATGCTTGCCATGTATCATGGTTATGCTGATAAAGATGCTGCTCTGTGGTATTTCTAGGCCTGTCAATTGAGGAATCAACAGAATGTGTCCGAACAGAAACAACCAGGCGTGTGTTAttctggaagaaaaaggaagtcAGTACCAGATGCACCACAAACAGGATGACTGTGACACATGAAGGTGACCATGAGGAGAATAGGGCCATGTCCTGTTACTTACCCTGAGAGATACCATTTCCCTCAGCTGCCCCAGGTGACCTCTCAGCTTTGTTGAACTACAGATGTTCTTCTACCACTGTCAGAGCAGCCAGTGTCTCTTTGTCTGCCTCTGATACAAGCACTGAAAGCATATTGTCATTTGcaaaagaaattatgatgtAGGTGTGCTATTTCTCTGCTCTGGAGTGCCATCCCTGGGGGTCTGGTGTCACTGGCTGTCCAGTTGGTCACAGATCTGCCAAACATTACCCCTCACTCTGGGTCCAGGGCCAGGAATGCTGATCTGTAAAATGAACAAAGGCTAGAAATTTGTGTCTATGACTCAGTTCCTGATCTTTTTTAAGTGTTGTGCAGAGGTCGTTGGGAGAGTTGGGCTGCAATAAAAAAACTCCCTGACTTTCCTTTCCCACCTTCCTCATGCCAAGCAGATATTTAGGTACCGGGGGGACACAGAAATGTGTCTCAGAAACTGCAGAAAGCTGGTGCTTTTTCCATGAGAATGGCAGGAGTCATACTCTGCATCACTAAGGATAGGAATTTCATCACTTCCACCATGTTTTTGTCCTCAGTAGTTGATTAGTTTAACTTAAATGTTTACAGCCAGGACTAAACCTGCCATGCTGTGTTTTCTAGAAGTATCCTCCTGCCATGCTGTGTGCTCTAGAAGAGACTACTGCATTCTCTGCATTTTTCACTACTGTCTTACACTCTGAATATCCCCATGGCTCAGGTCTGAAACACTTTCCTTTGAAATATTATCACAGGTTTCTGTCATAGTAGGCAGGGATTGTTCTTCTGAGCTTTGACTTCTTTTTTCCAATGATAGTttcaaaaaattattcttaataTATTCTTTAATATCCTCTTATACTTTTTCTTATAGTTAGTGTTGTCAGGTATGATGTCTTTGGAAGCCTTTGTCTGAAAATACTGTGATGAAATTGTCTTTCAGGTTCCATTTTGGAGTCAGCCGAACGATCAGTTTCCCTGGTAAAAGGTGGTAGGTCAGAGtatgcagcagctctggcctgGGAGAAAAAGGGGGCTTTTCCAGGACACAGAGTCTTCACAGACTGGCTGGAATCAACAAAGGACAATCCTGTGGTAATTGACTTTGAGGTAagagaagaacaagaaaaacactCAGATAGCAAAGACTAACTGCTCTTCATAGAGCTGtgcagatattttttcctgtaaacaGGGATGATGCTGTGTGCGATATGAATGTACATAAATATGGGCAGAACATAAACATACAGAACTTTTATTAGGACTACTTCTTATGCATGTTGGTTTATAAGGCACACTGGTTTTGCATTGTCCATGGACAATGGGATTAAGAATGACGAGTGTGAATTActtgctccagcaccagcaggagCTCAGGCATAGGCAGAGGTTAGTTATCGTGCAGGAAAAAAGCGCATGGTATTATTCCCTTGTCAGGCCTACGTCACAAAGTGTGTGACATAGCTAAACTGAATAAAACAGCAATGCCCTCTATCTCTGTCCTGTTCGTTGATGCAGCatgccagtgctgctgtgagTGCACCGAGCTGtctccctccccagctgccacagcagctgctcagcagcactATGAGCAAACATCAAAACCTGCCTGAATGCAGCATCCACTGAGGTTTCtcttgctgcagctgctgaactCCTGAAGCAGCACAGGAATGTCTGACATGACAGGGACTGGGATGTAAAGCAAACCTTACATCACATAGTGATGCAATGTGTGGTAGAGAGCATCCTGAAATTTAGGACATAGTATCCCACTTGGTTGATTCTTCCTTGGCTCATAGAGTCCTAAATTGAGGAGATGAAAGCATTATGAACAGGATAACATATATGTATAACACTGTTGTGCTCCTTTAAAACATCCATAATTCCTGTGTGACACAGCTTTGTATGCAAGCACTATCTCCTTTAAAATGCTCTGGCTACCAGTGAGGGCCCTGCTGTGTTTCGGCTCCTGCTGATGAACAGCTCTCTGCCAGGTGTCCCCCATCGTGGAGCTGGTGAGGAACGTGCCGTGCGCGGTGACCAAGCGCCGCCACCTGCGGCGGGCCCTGAGGGAGCACGCGGGGATGTTCGACCCGTGCCGCTGCGCCCCGTGCCCCAACAACGGCCGGCCCGTGCTCTCGGGGACCGCCTGCCTCTGCCTGTGCCCGGCTGGCACCTACGGCGCCAACTGCGAGACGCGGGCTCCGGGCTACACCTCAGGTACCTGGGCTGATGGCAGCAGCGCAAATCTGGGCCTTCTGCTATCTCTTTGTCAGACACTAATCTGCCATAACGTGCCCTTGCTAGATCCACAGCACTTCTTGACACATGGTAATGTCCAAAAAGCATAAGGATAAATGTAGGGAtgacaaattaaaaaatcaaactgaATAGCCATGACTCGAAGAACAGTGTAAGACATGGTACAATATTCCTTAGCTACATAATTAAGCTAATGTGAAATGACCTATTCAGCAATAGGGGGAAGTTGAGATCAAAAGTAATTGATGCAAAaaattaagaaacccattgcttAGTTTTCCCTACAGCCTGATATGCTTAAGACTAAAAGGCTAATGAACATAAAAATTGTTGATTACACTTTAGAAGGAAAACTCAGTTGTCAtaaggagagagaaaatcatCACTATTCTGGAGAATTTTAAGTGCAATTtaatgtaaaaacattttttaattaaattggCATTTGTTCCATAACTAAGAGAAACAAAGGAGATgttatatatgtttatattcCTGAACCAAAAGGGAACATAAGGAAAAGTCACTTAGATAGGTACTGTCCTCATTATCTGACCTTGATAgaataatattttgaaagaaataaacaactgAAGACAGAGATGGATACAGAAAGTCTATTGCATGCAGAAAAGAAAGTGTGTGTAAGGAAAAGAAGTTATGCCTGCTTCATGGCGGTACAGGTAATAGATGCCAGGGGTTATGAAAAAACAGTAATAGtaatgttttaatttaactGACATAAGATGCAGATTTGGGATTTAGACATGATGTTAGAACTCAGACTTATTTGAAAACTCATTAAATAATGACCTATTTAAGAAACTTGTCAGTACCATGAAAACACACACATCTGTGAGTGCAGTAAGAGTATAAAATATGCCACTTCAGAGTTTTAATGTTATTTGCAATCAAAACTAAAGACATAAATGTACTTTAGGGTTTTATGAAGCAGCTGGAATTTGGCTGGACACCTTTTGGAAAACTTTATGCTCTAGATGCAACCTACTGCCTTAACCTtaacaattttaaattttctgaaaatggcTAATATGAATTTACCATCATCCCTCTCACATGTGGCcttaaaagaaatattctgtATGGTACTGGTCTGCCAAGATGGTGTCTCTTTAATTCCTTGCAGTTGCTGTTGATGGGCGATGGAGCTGCTGGTCTGAATGGAGTCCATGTGATGCTTCCTTCAAAAAAAGAAGGACCCGGGAATGCAATAACCCCTCCCCAATGAATGGTGGGAAGCTATGTGAAGGGCagcaggaagaagaggaggactGTTATGTTTCTGTGTTCACAGACAGGTAAGAAGATCAAAAGATCTCCTTAGTCATGGATAACTAACTGGGATAGTTAAGGAGCACTCTAGAGTGGCTCTGTGACTACCAGGGAGAAACAGCAGACAACCTTCCCCTCTGAATTTCTTTGGGGGAGTATAGAAAAGGCAAACTTTGAAAACCCCTGCAATTTGCTTCACATTtggatttattaattttttattcctAGAAAACAGCTGATAAATTGCATACTAAAGTATGCCTATAGATTTTGTATGCTGCTTTGTGTGGCTTTGTTTCTAAAGCCAAGGAGaaatcttttccttctcttcactGGAgttcacaggttttttttttttccctatccCCTCTTTTCTTAGAGGTTTAGATCTGAACTCAGTCACAGAGAGAGTTTGGATGAAGCTATGAAGTTACAAAGGTTTCCACTTCAAGTATTCTAGATGTACTTTTTAGCGTGATTTCAACTTCAAATTTTAACCTCAAACTGGGCAGTTTTTTTCATCTTCAAGCCCAAGGCTTCAGTTTTTCACCTCTCCAGAGTGATTAGGAGAGGATAAAAAGCAGTGGGCTCCACAGTTCTGATTACTCAGACACCACGGGCTGTACAGCTCCATGATCACAGAGACCAGCCACCTTTAATTATTGCCTGGGGGCAACAAGAATTACATGGATTATTTAGTGACTTCCTGTTTTGTTGTTCTTTGCTGCCTCTTTTTCTTgctgtaataaaatatttaattaattatgtTGATAAATGCATTTAGCACTTTTTTACTGCTCTCATGCTCTTGCCCCTATCAACCTGCAGTTTTGTCCACCATCTTTTGTTTAACAGAATAAAGTATAGGGGGAGGAACTTGCAACTCTTCTGAGTTGCAATTCCGGCAATTCTGGCAATTCTGCCATTGTTACTTGGTGACAGGAATGCTTAAGATACAGTCTTACAGCAGATTTTCACTTTTCAGAGGTGCTCCTTGTATAAATGATGATGAAGCCAAGAGAGAAGAGAATATCTTGATTGGTAAACCTGAGTCTGGATGTTCTAGGCCAGACCCACCAGAATACGGCTTTATCAGGGTAAGCATGAAAAATTATACAGAAGCAAAGTGTAGTAGTTGCAGAGATTGGACATTTTATAGTTTCTCTGCTGCATGTCCCTGATATCCAATCTTGATACTGTGCTAGTGAAAGTGCTATGTTCAAGGAATGCTGCAGGACTCTAGCCCACCACACTACATCAGCAACTGGAGAAAAGTCAaggtaaaattaatttcaagttGTCCTTGAATCCTTGTTTGGTAACCATGACATCAGTTACTACAACTAGAAAAAGTTATCATTATATTGGTGAGTGGATGACTCATATTTCAGAGTAGGAAATGCATGCATTCATTACATCTTATCAGGATTTTGCTATTGTTTCCTTTGACAATGCCCAGTCTCATTACCATAGATCCTTGCAGAGCTTTGTGGTGTGggtttcttaaatttttttaattgttttttttttttttaaagaatgaaaaGAACCAGTATGCTGTTGGGGAGGAAGTTGAAATTGCTTGTGTGAGTGGGCATAGCCTCACTGGCTATCAATACCTTCGGTGTCTGCCAGATCAAACCTGGACACAACAGCATGTTGAGTGCCAAcgtaagaaagagaaaattaacaAAATGCACAGCAACAAAATAGAAGGGGAAGAAAGCATACAAAAAAGATTCTTATAAAggtcttttaaaaacaaatctctaacatttttgaaaatatagCATTTTAAGAAGGTATTTTATGTAGACGTGGCAAAAACATCATGAATCACTACATCACTCCCCTTTCAATTCAGAAGTGTTACTATTATGTGCTTTGTAAGGAGATAGTAATATGCAGTGCATTAGAAAATCCTCAGATGGATGCTGCGAGGTTCTTCTCTTTTCTAGTTTTAAATAGCTTTAAGAAAAGAACTTACCTTATGTTTTCAGACTTACATAGACATGTTTAGGTTGATACAGTtatgaagaagaaattattcctcCAGAAATTTTTCTACTATCTTTTATATTAAATGGATTATGTGTTTCTAACCATGACCTCCCAGATTGCATTGAAAATCACTACTATAAATCAAGGCCTTTAAGGGTTTATAGGTCAGTTAAGAATTAAAGATCAGAATTGGTTTGTGTTAGCTAACAAGATTTCAATAGTTTTCTAAAACTTGGTATAATTTCATTGACTTAGTCttcattttaacaaaaaaaagtacCTGAATATACTTATGAGTTTTCTATTGCCATTGACTTTCTTCTATtaacaaaagagaaattaaaacatgATGTTATATGCCattctatttttaaacagaaaaattaaattacttatATTGGCAtacattataaatattttgttgttatttagttattacttgaaaaatattttaaagactaTGACAATGCACTAAAAATTTCTAGACTTAATtatgttaaattttttttagttttgaatGTCAGACAAATGTTCAGTATTACTAAGTGTCTTTATATATGGTTCTTCAGATGAAGCATTATGACTTTCTGTAAATATCCACACAGCATTAAGCCaacaaaaattatgttttttttttttttattgtttgttacAGCCTCAGTATGCCTCAGGCCACCAATATCTGACAGTGTCACAATTTCCCCATTCAAGCAACAGTACAACATTGGTGAAACAATGAAGCTGAGCTGCCAGGCTGGGTTTATAGTCACTGGTCACACAAAATATACCTGTGGGAAAGACCTGTCCTGGATACCTCCTATTCTGAGGTCTATTACATGTGAAAAAGGTTAGTATGCCTGCAGATACTtactgtttccattgctggtatTAACAGTACTGTTTATTTCAGCTAGCTAGAACTAGAAGGCTGATGACTGGGTTTAAGACCTATAGCAGCTgttcattaattttaattttactttatgTTTCCCATGATGACAGAAATTCAGCTCTAAGCTTCTGCATTAAGTTCATAATTTTTGGATGCTGTGTACTGTAGATGTTAATAATGAAATTGAGACACTGCAACTGcttaaaatcaaaaccaaatcaaactgAACCCCAACTGCATTAACAAAGCTTTATGAAAGTAAAGTAGGAAAATGCATTCTATTGgaacttcagctgctcttgtTATTTTCCAGTGATTTTTACAAAGACAGATGAAAATACTTCTAGCGTGCCAATCAGGGAGCTTTTGAAAAGAGAAACTTAGGACAAATAGAAATAAATCCATTATAGCTTTTATGGTAGGAGTGTAAAATATTTCCGTTCACTCCTTACTAGTTACAGTAATTCTCACTTGTTGTTTCAGATATGCTAACCAAAATTAGAGGTATTTGCAGTCTAGGACAAAAGCAGGTTGGATCTCAGTGTGTTTGTATGTCTCCAGAAGAAGATTGTGGGTAAGTACTGTAACTAGAAATCAAAGTTTCTCTAATGATagaccaagaggccattgtgatgctgaagaggaagagcaggaaaagaCAACTGCAAATCAAGATATTAGCTAGCTGTTCCTCTATATTCAAATTACAGTCCTGTTTGTAGCCTGTGAAATAAGtaacaatcacagaatcacagaatggatcAGGAGACCCCAGTGGTCTCCTGGCCCCACTTCCCTGCTCAAGCAGTGCCATCTCAGACCACATGGCACAGAATTGTGTCAAGATGGTGCGTGGGTGtgtccagtgagggagactccacaacttctctgtgCAAACTGTTCAATCCACAGTAATCCActtcctcatattcaggtgGAATGTCTTTTGCATCAGTTCCTgtccattgcctcttgtcctattgctcgGCACCACCGAGCAGAGCCCAGTCCCTGCTCTGACCCCTCCCTGCAGGTACTGACAGGGATGAGGTCCCCTCTCAGTCATCACTTCTCAAGGCTGGACTGGCCAGCTTCTGCAGCTTTTTCTCATAATAGAGATACTCTAGCCCTTTGATCATTTTTGTAACCCTCCACTGGACCCGCTCCAGGAGTTCCATGCCTGTGTtgtgctgaggagcccagaactgggcacagcactccaCATATGCCTCAC
Above is a window of Lonchura striata isolate bLonStr1 chromosome Z, bLonStr1.mat, whole genome shotgun sequence DNA encoding:
- the C6 gene encoding complement component C6, with product MDTFAMPMTVPMHLVLLSLVIGSSQGCYCEHYPWGSWSACSQSCNFGTQTRHRQIRMDEYYSQNFCDQLCTKQESRTCNQQTCPINCQLGDFGPWSECDPCVKKQFRSRQLLRPSQFGGQACTEPLVDSRPCFPAKLCNIVEVDCKNKFRCESGRCISKTLECNGENDCGDNSDERNCGRKKTVCNRKYESIPGVQLIGSGFHILTGESRGEVLGNSFNGGQCTTVKRNETRKLYRVPANLEAVSFQVTDEEDDVTSDFYKDLISLSDSAYDSSSSTRSGKHSSGIPFLFSRKRRIKVTSSSSFKKAIEASYEKNSNFIRVHKLISVANFTMKQSDLQLSDIFLKALNHLPLEYNYALYSRIFDDFGTHYYTSGKMGGSYDILYQYSSEELRNSGLSIEESTECVRTETTRRVLFWKKKEVSTRCTTNRMTVTHEGSILESAERSVSLVKGGRSEYAAALAWEKKGAFPGHRVFTDWLESTKDNPVVIDFEVSPIVELVRNVPCAVTKRRHLRRALREHAGMFDPCRCAPCPNNGRPVLSGTACLCLCPAGTYGANCETRAPGYTSVAVDGRWSCWSEWSPCDASFKKRRTRECNNPSPMNGGKLCEGQQEEEEDCYVSVFTDRGAPCINDDEAKREENILIGKPESGCSRPDPPEYGFIRNEKNQYAVGEEVEIACVSGHSLTGYQYLRCLPDQTWTQQHVECQPSVCLRPPISDSVTISPFKQQYNIGETMKLSCQAGFIVTGHTKYTCGKDLSWIPPILRSITCEKDMLTKIRGICSLGQKQVGSQCVCMSPEEDCGHYSEDICVLHAVTEQNVTKASCQYSAEKCLGVQSFNFLHAGPCHGNSNLDWAIERAKLSTNSLKKVPCGYDTCYDWEDCQETQTQCFCLMPYQCPKGEIRPHCIQMETTGRRRTVSHCMLAAMKCAGIKLQVLEQGSCLP